Proteins encoded by one window of Clostridium bornimense:
- a CDS encoding AIM24 family protein, producing MRSNFSLENSFSIIDAMVNDSRFEILEYPMLNGGNSLESAIAFKYMKDSNIKLRQVRILLNDSAVKLESGSLSFLKGDIDIASKIGGVLGIGKKFISSKLNKESMIKPVYTGSGAIYLEPSFNHYLLLELDDEEIIVEPGMFYCCENSVNVSTAILNSVSSSLFSNEQIFQTKLSGSGIVVLESPVPANEIMKFRLCDDFLKIDGNFSFLRTEDVELTVEKSTKTFIGSAASGEGLLNVFSGTGEVWLMPTKSVYDDLEKEGHKLMITPSKSYGKDVENTTDDE from the coding sequence ATGAGATCAAATTTTTCTCTTGAAAATTCTTTTTCTATAATAGATGCTATGGTAAATGACTCTCGTTTTGAAATTCTTGAATATCCTATGCTAAATGGCGGAAACTCTTTAGAATCTGCTATTGCATTTAAATATATGAAAGATAGTAATATTAAATTAAGACAAGTTAGAATCTTATTAAATGACTCCGCTGTTAAATTAGAATCAGGTTCCCTTTCATTCTTAAAAGGTGATATCGATATTGCATCTAAGATTGGTGGGGTACTGGGTATCGGTAAGAAATTTATTTCTTCTAAATTAAATAAAGAATCTATGATAAAACCTGTATACACTGGATCAGGTGCCATCTACCTTGAACCTTCCTTCAATCATTATCTTCTTTTAGAATTAGATGATGAAGAAATAATTGTTGAACCTGGTATGTTTTATTGCTGTGAAAATTCCGTTAATGTATCTACTGCAATACTAAATTCAGTATCATCATCTCTATTTAGTAATGAACAAATATTTCAAACTAAACTTTCCGGATCAGGTATTGTAGTATTAGAATCTCCAGTACCAGCCAATGAAATAATGAAATTTAGACTTTGTGATGATTTTCTTAAAATTGATGGTAATTTTTCATTTTTAAGAACTGAAGATGTAGAACTTACCGTTGAAAAATCTACAAAAACTTTTATAGGTTCGGCTGCCTCTGGTGAAGGACTTTTAAATGTATTTAGTGGAACTGGTGAAGTGTGGCTTATGCCAACAAAATCAGTGTATGATGATTTAGAAAAAGAAGGCCATAAACTAATGATAACTCCTTCCAAATCTTATGGAAAAGATGTTGAAAATACTACCGATGATGAATAA